From Streptomyces sp. HUAS MG91, the proteins below share one genomic window:
- a CDS encoding peptidoglycan-binding protein: protein MEAPVFEDFDPAGGCRCAGCVQWRRTAPPPGRTRLGARHALAVAAAAGTVIGGVQLTPAAAAGQHEARPGEPAPGDDDVTPQGGTSALHGAPGQAAGAVSLTQQTALRTTTRAAIINRAKTWVAAKVPYSMDKYWNDGYRQDCSGFVSMAWDLPGNEWTGSLAAFGTRITKAQLQPGDILLFHNPSDPEKGSHVTIFGGWTDYTRNYYIAYEQTRPGTRKQSTPYAYWSNSAKYLAYRYKGVKAGSTSGAGTSTTKFPGAGSFGPGANNAYVTQLGRLLVERGGKRFYSQGPGPRWSDADRRATQAFQKAQGWSGADADGIPGPTTWSYLVAGKGKDIPAASKGASGAKGSSATKAPAFPGRAAFRPGASGAAVTKLGEQLVKKGFGKYYAQGPTPRWGEADRRAVEAFQRAQGWRGAAADGYPGPETWRRLFS, encoded by the coding sequence ATGGAGGCTCCGGTATTCGAGGACTTCGACCCGGCGGGCGGCTGCCGCTGCGCGGGGTGCGTCCAGTGGCGGCGCACCGCACCGCCCCCGGGACGGACACGGCTCGGCGCGCGGCACGCCCTGGCCGTCGCGGCGGCGGCCGGCACCGTCATCGGCGGTGTCCAGCTCACCCCGGCCGCCGCGGCCGGGCAGCACGAGGCCAGACCGGGTGAGCCCGCGCCGGGCGACGACGACGTCACCCCGCAGGGCGGCACCAGCGCGCTGCACGGAGCGCCGGGCCAGGCCGCCGGCGCGGTGAGCCTGACGCAGCAGACGGCGCTGCGCACCACGACCCGGGCGGCGATCATCAACCGGGCCAAGACCTGGGTGGCCGCCAAGGTCCCGTACAGCATGGACAAGTACTGGAACGACGGCTACCGCCAGGACTGCTCCGGCTTCGTCTCCATGGCGTGGGACCTGCCGGGCAACGAGTGGACGGGCAGCCTCGCGGCGTTCGGCACCCGGATCACCAAGGCGCAGCTCCAGCCCGGCGACATCCTGCTCTTCCACAATCCGTCCGACCCGGAGAAGGGCTCGCACGTCACCATCTTCGGCGGGTGGACGGACTACACGCGCAACTACTACATCGCCTACGAGCAGACCCGCCCCGGCACCAGGAAGCAGTCCACCCCGTACGCGTACTGGAGCAACTCCGCCAAGTACCTCGCCTACCGCTACAAGGGCGTGAAGGCGGGCTCCACCTCCGGCGCGGGCACCTCGACGACGAAGTTCCCCGGCGCCGGGTCCTTCGGGCCCGGGGCGAACAACGCCTACGTCACCCAGCTCGGCCGGCTGCTCGTGGAGCGCGGCGGCAAGCGGTTCTACAGCCAGGGCCCCGGCCCGCGCTGGAGCGACGCGGACCGCAGGGCGACCCAGGCGTTCCAGAAGGCCCAGGGCTGGAGCGGCGCCGACGCCGACGGCATCCCGGGGCCGACGACGTGGTCGTACCTGGTCGCCGGCAAGGGCAAGGACATCCCGGCCGCGAGCAAGGGCGCCTCGGGCGCCAAGGGCTCCAGCGCCACGAAGGCCCCGGCCTTCCCCGGCCGGGCGGCGTTCCGGCCGGGCGCGAGCGGCGCCGCCGTGACGAAGCTCGGCGAACAGCTCGTGAAGAAAGGATTCGGCAAGTACTACGCGCAGGGCCCGACCCCGCGCTGGGGCGAGGCGGACCGACGGGCCGTCGAGGCGTTCCAGCGCGCGCAGGGCTGGCGGGGCGCGGCGGCCGACGGCTATCCCGGGCCGGAGACCTGGCGGCGGCTCTTCTCATGA
- a CDS encoding cellulose synthase catalytic subunit produces MTSTPTGARGQFDPSETTQLRVPPHRTGGFKRIKKSLPRYDYEHYSRLAGPLTQPDPSKPYTVQYRSLLSQEPHRIRAALMLGAAPLLSLVLLFWLLQPEHWTERDYVKYDFLPALDIVMLVAIGLIELFRCMNVLSNAHATLVARDPIPVVPETGTRVAFLTSFVPGKEPIEMVTKTLEAAVKLRHRGLLHVWLLDEGDDPEVKEVCARLGVHHFSRKGVAKWNQAKGPHRAKTKHGNYNAWLDAHGDDYDFFASVDTDHVPMPNYLERMLGFFRDPNVGFVIGPQVYGNYDNFVTKAAESQQFLFHALIQRAGNRYGSPMFVGTSNAVRISALKQIGGLYDSITEDMATGFEIHRHKNPATGKKWRSVYTPDVLAVGEGPSAWTDFFTQQMRWSRGTYETILKQYWKGFFTLPPSKLFNYTMMIIFYPMAAMNWILAALSCALFLGLGASGVNIDPTVWLMLYGNASALQIGLYIWNRRHNVSPHEPEGSGGVAGMVMSALSAPLYAKALIDSLLRRKSKFVVTPKGDSASPDRWFGTFRYHWYFIVIFAASITAGFVLGHAHPAMITWACFALLITALPMFAWRYMLRQDKKKPKPPAGGPADQPYVPRHAAPQHGVPQQKPAWVADGGNDETMQISLGGRNK; encoded by the coding sequence ATGACGTCGACGCCGACGGGTGCCCGCGGGCAGTTCGACCCGTCCGAGACGACCCAGCTGCGGGTGCCACCGCACCGCACCGGCGGCTTCAAGCGAATAAAGAAGAGCCTGCCGCGCTACGACTACGAGCACTACAGCCGGCTCGCCGGGCCCCTCACCCAGCCCGACCCGAGCAAGCCGTACACGGTGCAGTACCGCTCACTGCTCTCGCAGGAGCCGCACCGGATCCGCGCGGCGCTCATGCTGGGCGCGGCCCCGCTGCTCTCGCTCGTGCTGCTGTTCTGGCTGCTCCAGCCCGAGCACTGGACCGAGCGCGACTACGTGAAGTACGACTTCCTGCCCGCGCTCGACATCGTCATGCTCGTCGCGATCGGCCTGATCGAGCTCTTCCGCTGCATGAACGTCCTGTCGAACGCGCACGCGACGCTCGTCGCCCGGGACCCGATCCCGGTGGTGCCCGAGACCGGCACGAGAGTGGCGTTCCTGACCTCGTTCGTGCCCGGCAAGGAGCCGATCGAGATGGTGACGAAGACCCTGGAGGCGGCGGTCAAGCTCCGCCACCGGGGCCTTCTTCACGTCTGGCTCCTCGACGAGGGCGACGACCCCGAGGTCAAGGAGGTCTGCGCACGGCTCGGCGTGCACCACTTCTCCCGCAAGGGCGTCGCGAAGTGGAACCAGGCGAAGGGCCCGCACCGCGCGAAGACCAAGCACGGCAACTACAACGCCTGGCTGGACGCGCACGGCGACGACTACGACTTCTTCGCCTCGGTCGACACCGACCACGTCCCGATGCCCAACTACCTGGAGCGGATGCTCGGCTTCTTCCGCGACCCGAACGTCGGATTCGTCATCGGCCCCCAGGTGTACGGCAATTACGACAACTTCGTCACCAAGGCCGCCGAGTCCCAGCAGTTCCTCTTCCACGCGCTGATCCAGCGCGCGGGCAACCGCTACGGCTCACCCATGTTCGTCGGCACGTCGAACGCGGTGCGCATCAGCGCGCTCAAGCAGATCGGCGGCCTGTACGACTCGATCACCGAGGACATGGCGACCGGCTTCGAGATCCACCGCCACAAGAACCCGGCGACGGGCAAGAAGTGGCGCTCGGTGTACACGCCGGACGTGCTGGCCGTGGGCGAGGGCCCCAGCGCCTGGACGGACTTCTTCACGCAGCAGATGCGCTGGTCGCGCGGGACGTACGAGACGATCCTCAAGCAGTACTGGAAGGGCTTCTTCACGCTCCCGCCGAGCAAGCTCTTCAACTACACGATGATGATCATCTTCTACCCGATGGCCGCCATGAACTGGATTCTGGCGGCGCTGAGTTGCGCCCTGTTCCTGGGCCTGGGCGCCTCGGGTGTGAACATCGACCCGACGGTCTGGCTGATGCTGTACGGCAACGCCTCGGCGCTCCAGATCGGCCTCTACATCTGGAACCGCCGGCACAACGTCTCGCCGCACGAGCCCGAGGGCTCCGGCGGTGTGGCCGGTATGGTCATGTCCGCGCTGTCCGCGCCGCTGTACGCGAAGGCGCTCATCGACTCGCTGCTGCGCCGCAAGAGCAAGTTCGTCGTGACCCCGAAGGGCGACTCGGCCAGCCCCGACCGGTGGTTCGGGACCTTCCGCTACCACTGGTACTTCATCGTCATCTTCGCCGCGTCGATCACGGCCGGCTTCGTCCTCGGGCACGCGCACCCGGCGATGATCACCTGGGCCTGCTTCGCGCTGCTCATCACCGCGCTGCCGATGTTCGCCTGGCGCTACATGCTGCGCCAGGACAAGAAGAAGCCGAAGCCGCCCGCGGGCGGGCCGGCCGATCAGCCGTACGTCCCCCGCCATGCCGCGCCGCAGCACGGCGTGCCGCAGCAGAAGCCCGCCTGGGTCGCGGACGGGGGCAACGACGAGACCATGCAGATCTCCCTGGGGGGACGTAACAAGTGA
- a CDS encoding kelch motif-containing protein, translating to MKDGASRRRARRIAIGTVVVLAIAGMNGPWLYRFGSAKYHEYKINRPEYKAENGHWDVIDFPKDLRLNTIHAALLHTGKILLIAGSGNNQKNFDAKKFDTRLYDPVKNTIKKIDTPTDLFCTGHTQLANGNLLIAGGTKRYEKLKGDVTKAGGLMIVHNEDPDAPKTIKAGTRFTGKESGKTFVAKDNIVVPRAKKVFDPATGAFQRNDPGLGRVYVEAQRSGTKYETGTQDNYRVQGLTGPDARNVYGIAQKLALDKKDFQGIRDSYEFDPVAEKYIKVDPMNEARWYPTLTTLSDGRVLSVSGLDEIGQLVPGKNEVYDPKTKKWTYLTKDVRQFPTYPALFQMENGKIFYSGSNAGYGPDNVGRKPGIWDLTDNKFQKIPGLSDANMMETSNTVELPPAQSQKYMVIGGGGVGESKLSSNKTRIVDLTAKKPAFTDGPTLEKGTRYPQASVLPDDSILVSGGSEDYRGRGDSNIHQARIYDTATNSFKRVADPAVGRNYHSGSLLLPDGRVLFFGSDSLYADKADTKPGVFEQRLEMYTPPYLYRDSRPTLESGEKTIRRGASATYGTAHASSIKTARLIRPSASTHVTDVDQTSIALDLKKSDDSITVTVPKSRSLVESGWYMLFVTDDQGTPSKAQWVHVP from the coding sequence GTGAAAGACGGTGCGAGCCGCCGCCGTGCCCGGCGGATAGCCATCGGCACGGTGGTGGTACTGGCGATCGCCGGGATGAACGGCCCCTGGCTGTATCGCTTCGGATCGGCCAAGTACCACGAGTACAAGATCAACAGACCGGAGTACAAGGCCGAGAACGGGCACTGGGACGTCATCGACTTCCCCAAGGACCTGCGCCTCAACACGATCCACGCGGCGCTGCTGCACACCGGCAAGATCCTGCTGATCGCCGGGTCGGGCAACAACCAGAAGAACTTCGACGCGAAGAAGTTCGACACCCGGCTCTACGACCCGGTGAAGAACACCATCAAGAAGATCGACACGCCGACCGACCTGTTCTGCACGGGCCACACCCAGCTGGCCAACGGCAATCTGCTGATCGCGGGCGGCACCAAGCGCTACGAGAAGCTCAAGGGCGACGTCACCAAGGCCGGCGGCCTGATGATCGTGCACAACGAGGACCCGGACGCGCCGAAGACCATCAAGGCCGGCACCCGCTTCACCGGCAAGGAGAGCGGCAAGACCTTCGTCGCCAAGGACAACATCGTCGTCCCGCGCGCCAAGAAGGTCTTCGACCCGGCCACCGGCGCCTTCCAGCGCAACGACCCCGGACTCGGCCGCGTCTACGTCGAGGCGCAGCGCTCCGGCACCAAGTACGAGACGGGCACCCAGGACAACTACCGGGTGCAGGGCCTCACCGGTCCCGACGCGCGCAACGTGTACGGCATCGCGCAGAAGCTCGCGCTCGACAAGAAGGACTTCCAGGGGATCCGCGACTCCTACGAGTTCGACCCGGTCGCCGAGAAGTACATCAAGGTCGACCCGATGAACGAGGCGCGCTGGTACCCCACGCTGACCACGCTCTCGGACGGCAGGGTGCTCTCCGTCTCCGGCCTCGACGAGATCGGGCAGCTGGTGCCCGGCAAGAACGAGGTGTACGACCCGAAGACGAAGAAGTGGACGTACCTGACGAAGGACGTCCGCCAGTTCCCCACCTACCCGGCGCTGTTCCAGATGGAGAACGGCAAGATCTTCTACTCGGGGTCGAACGCGGGATACGGCCCCGACAACGTCGGCCGCAAGCCCGGCATCTGGGACCTGACGGACAACAAGTTCCAGAAGATCCCCGGCCTGTCCGACGCGAACATGATGGAGACGTCGAACACGGTCGAGCTGCCGCCCGCGCAGAGCCAGAAGTACATGGTGATCGGCGGCGGCGGGGTCGGCGAGTCCAAGCTGTCCAGCAACAAGACCCGGATCGTCGATCTCACCGCGAAGAAGCCGGCGTTCACCGACGGCCCGACGCTGGAGAAGGGCACCCGCTACCCGCAGGCGTCGGTCCTGCCCGACGACTCCATCCTCGTCTCGGGCGGCTCCGAGGACTACCGCGGCCGCGGTGACTCCAACATCCACCAGGCCCGGATCTACGACACGGCGACCAACTCCTTCAAGCGGGTCGCCGACCCGGCGGTGGGCCGCAACTACCACTCGGGGTCGCTGCTGCTCCCCGACGGCCGCGTGCTGTTCTTCGGCTCCGACTCGCTGTACGCGGACAAGGCCGACACCAAGCCGGGCGTGTTCGAGCAGCGCCTGGAGATGTACACGCCGCCCTACCTGTACCGGGACTCCCGCCCGACCCTGGAGAGCGGCGAGAAGACCATCAGGCGCGGCGCCTCGGCCACGTACGGCACCGCCCACGCCTCGTCCATCAAGACGGCGCGGCTGATCAGGCCGAGCGCGTCCACGCACGTCACCGACGTCGACCAGACGTCGATCGCGCTGGACCTGAAGAAGTCCGACGACTCGATCACGGTGACGGTGCCCAAGAGCCGGTCACTGGTCGAATCCGGCTGGTACATGCTGTTCGTGACGGACGATCAGGGCACACCCAGCAAGGCACAGTGGGTGCACGTGCCGTAG